A single genomic interval of Chitinophaga sp. 180180018-3 harbors:
- a CDS encoding helix-turn-helix domain-containing protein, with amino-acid sequence MLVNRSIDIPYQQLPFKGQFNVAALGMFRNELTDQPHRHDHFQVIWITKGKGRHMVDFVWYEVEDNMIFLLRPGQVHQLDCEREGSFLYFTEQFYFTNKHDKETLYDFTSLFDSWHGYGPISITAATGESLAGLVTLMSLEKSCAPHCSSGIIKHYLNAFLLLIEREKTRNAATTMMPHTHDARVVQLRRLLEEHYRTEHQVTFYANAFALTPKRLNEITKECSGRTVTELLHDRIVLEAKRNLAFSHKSVKEICYELGFEDPAYFSRFFKNNTGISPQDFRDMMFK; translated from the coding sequence ATGTTAGTTAACAGGAGTATTGACATACCTTACCAGCAGCTGCCATTCAAGGGGCAGTTCAATGTTGCAGCACTGGGCATGTTCAGAAATGAGCTGACTGACCAGCCCCACCGCCATGATCATTTTCAGGTTATCTGGATCACAAAGGGCAAGGGCAGGCATATGGTAGACTTTGTATGGTACGAAGTGGAAGATAATATGATCTTTCTGTTACGCCCTGGCCAGGTACACCAGCTGGATTGCGAGCGGGAAGGATCTTTCCTCTATTTTACCGAGCAGTTTTACTTCACCAACAAGCACGATAAGGAAACATTGTACGATTTCACTTCCCTGTTCGATAGCTGGCATGGATACGGACCAATAAGCATTACAGCCGCCACAGGTGAATCGCTGGCCGGACTGGTAACACTCATGAGCCTCGAGAAAAGCTGTGCGCCACATTGCAGCAGCGGAATTATCAAACATTACCTGAATGCATTTCTGCTCCTGATTGAACGGGAGAAAACCCGCAATGCCGCCACCACCATGATGCCTCATACACACGATGCCAGGGTGGTACAACTTCGCCGCCTGCTCGAAGAGCATTATCGCACAGAACATCAGGTGACATTTTATGCCAATGCTTTTGCGCTGACTCCGAAAAGACTCAATGAAATCACGAAAGAATGCTCCGGCCGCACTGTAACAGAGCTGCTGCACGATCGTATTGTACTGGAAGCCAAACGCAATCTTGCTTTTAGTCATAAAAGTGTAAAGGAGATCTGCTACGAACTTGGATTCGAAGACCCCGCCTACTTCAGCCGTTTTTTTAAAAATAATACAGGTATTTCTCCACAGGACTTCCGCGATATGATGTTCAAATAG
- the ispG gene encoding (E)-4-hydroxy-3-methylbut-2-enyl-diphosphate synthase, which produces MQLYCNSLTTYKRLSTLEVKVGDLIIGNLNPIRIQTMTTTDTMDTAATVAQTIRCIEAGAELVRITAPSKKEADNLLVIRNALRRQGYTTPLIADIHFTPNAAEIAARIVEKVRVNPGNYVDKKKFEQIDYTDSEYLEEINRIRERFTPLVKICKEYGTAMRIGTNHGSLSDRIMSRYGDTPNGMVESAMEFLRIAEDLHYRNIVLSMKASNPQVMVQAYRLLVEKMQEELGHCYPLHLGVTEAGDGEDGRIKSAIGIGTLLEDGVGDTIRVSLTEDPEFELPVCKDIVKRYTNRNDHTNIPPVTQVPYSPFEYKRRETVPVENTGDKQVPVVVADYSSYTAISPEDLTGIGYQYDEPSDKWNIGDAAADYIYTGRQIPSFGLPGTLRVVVDADIWQQQHDKQTLVPCFDARQFVAATAAQQIGHINFVKFDCNHLEANDNQALLQVLAQQAAANHTVLIATATGDNAMAAIRRLFMLLLEKNIKVPVIIHSISGQQTADEHLIHHATEAGALLLDGFGDGLWLSNEGQQPAQTAAINNIAFGILQATRTRISKTEYISCPSCGRTLFDLQETTARIRAVTHHLKGVKIAIMGCIVNGPGEMADADFGYVGSGVGKITLYRGKEIVKRGLNSDVAVNELINLIRENGMWVDKN; this is translated from the coding sequence ATGCAACTGTATTGCAACTCGCTGACAACATATAAGCGCCTCTCCACACTGGAAGTGAAGGTGGGAGATCTTATCATCGGAAACCTGAACCCTATTCGTATTCAAACCATGACCACCACCGATACGATGGATACAGCTGCTACAGTAGCACAAACCATCCGTTGTATTGAGGCGGGCGCCGAACTGGTGCGTATCACAGCTCCCAGTAAAAAGGAGGCAGACAATCTGCTGGTTATCAGGAATGCACTCCGCAGGCAGGGTTATACAACACCTCTCATAGCAGATATACATTTTACACCTAATGCAGCGGAGATTGCCGCCCGTATTGTGGAGAAAGTGAGAGTGAACCCGGGGAATTATGTTGATAAAAAGAAATTTGAGCAGATAGATTACACCGACAGTGAATATCTCGAGGAAATAAACCGTATTCGTGAGCGATTCACGCCGCTGGTAAAGATCTGCAAGGAATATGGTACTGCCATGCGCATCGGTACCAATCATGGATCCCTGAGCGATCGTATTATGAGCCGCTACGGTGATACGCCAAATGGCATGGTGGAAAGCGCCATGGAGTTTCTCCGCATTGCAGAAGATCTCCATTACCGCAATATCGTGCTGAGTATGAAAGCCAGCAATCCGCAGGTGATGGTACAGGCCTACCGCCTGCTTGTAGAAAAGATGCAGGAAGAGCTTGGCCATTGCTATCCGCTGCACCTGGGCGTAACCGAAGCCGGCGATGGCGAAGATGGCCGTATCAAATCCGCGATCGGTATAGGTACACTGCTGGAAGATGGTGTAGGCGATACCATCCGTGTGTCGCTGACAGAGGACCCGGAATTTGAACTGCCCGTGTGTAAGGACATCGTAAAGAGATATACTAACAGAAACGACCATACGAATATTCCGCCGGTGACACAGGTCCCCTACTCGCCCTTTGAATATAAACGCCGGGAAACAGTTCCGGTAGAAAATACAGGCGACAAGCAGGTGCCCGTAGTGGTGGCCGACTACAGCAGCTATACGGCTATCAGCCCCGAAGACCTGACCGGTATCGGATACCAGTACGATGAACCGAGCGACAAATGGAATATAGGAGACGCCGCAGCAGATTATATCTACACCGGCAGGCAGATTCCCTCCTTCGGCTTACCAGGCACCCTCCGGGTAGTAGTGGATGCCGACATCTGGCAGCAGCAACACGATAAACAAACGCTGGTCCCCTGCTTTGATGCACGCCAATTCGTGGCAGCCACAGCTGCTCAACAGATCGGGCATATCAATTTCGTAAAATTCGACTGTAACCACCTGGAGGCCAATGATAATCAGGCGCTGTTACAAGTGCTTGCCCAGCAGGCTGCCGCCAATCATACAGTGCTGATAGCTACTGCCACAGGCGATAATGCCATGGCAGCGATCAGGCGTCTGTTCATGTTGCTGCTGGAAAAAAATATCAAAGTGCCTGTTATTATTCATAGCATCAGCGGGCAACAGACTGCCGATGAACACCTGATCCATCATGCTACGGAAGCAGGGGCACTGTTACTGGACGGCTTCGGCGATGGATTATGGCTCAGCAACGAGGGCCAGCAGCCAGCGCAGACAGCTGCTATTAACAATATTGCATTCGGCATTCTGCAGGCCACCCGAACCCGTATTTCCAAAACAGAATATATCTCCTGTCCGTCGTGCGGGCGTACCCTGTTTGATCTGCAGGAAACCACCGCAAGGATCCGTGCCGTGACCCACCATCTCAAGGGCGTAAAAATCGCCATTATGGGCTGTATCGTAAACGGTCCGGGGGAAATGGCAGATGCTGATTTTGGCTATGTGGGCAGTGGTGTAGGCAAAATAACGCTCTACAGAGGTAAGGAAATCGTGAAACGTGGCTTAAACAGTGACGTTGCCGTGAACGAACTGATCAACCTCATCCGTGAAAACGGCATGTGGGTAGACAAAAACTAA
- a CDS encoding c-type cytochrome — protein sequence MGTNNIQRYKRILSGVLVCLMMLILIVGIETFFIFARTLSGKSLAKDAAIPNSPAAWQPPSMASIPAGENGISILYGQMLVRETARFLGPKGSVMQITNGMNCQNCHLQAGTKPFGNNYSATAVSYPKFRSRSNSIETLNKRISDCFERSLNGEAPDSNGREMTAIRHYIEWVGSDVHRDQQPEGSGIRKPAYLNRAADPAKGAKIYTQKCQSCHGANGEGVQQADGVAYTYPPLWGEHSYNDGAGLYRLSNFAGYVKYNMPFGVDYTAPQLSDEEAWDVAAFINSQPRPHKDQSADWKTLKKKPVDFPFGPYADAFSEQQHKYGPFKPMQQ from the coding sequence ATGGGAACCAACAACATCCAACGTTATAAACGGATACTATCCGGCGTTCTTGTATGCCTGATGATGTTAATACTGATAGTCGGTATTGAGACCTTTTTCATTTTTGCGCGCACTTTGTCCGGCAAGTCCCTGGCTAAAGATGCAGCCATACCAAATTCTCCCGCTGCGTGGCAGCCACCATCCATGGCCAGCATTCCGGCCGGTGAAAACGGGATATCTATCCTCTACGGTCAGATGCTTGTCAGAGAAACCGCCCGTTTCCTGGGCCCTAAGGGCAGCGTTATGCAAATCACCAATGGAATGAATTGTCAGAACTGTCATCTGCAGGCCGGTACCAAGCCATTCGGGAACAACTACAGCGCCACCGCTGTTTCTTATCCTAAATTCAGAAGCCGGTCTAACAGCATTGAAACCCTGAACAAGCGGATCAGCGACTGCTTTGAACGCAGCCTGAATGGGGAGGCGCCCGACAGCAACGGCCGGGAAATGACCGCTATCCGCCATTATATCGAATGGGTGGGAAGCGATGTACATCGCGATCAGCAACCGGAAGGCAGTGGCATCCGGAAGCCAGCCTACCTGAACCGTGCTGCCGACCCTGCGAAGGGGGCAAAAATATATACGCAAAAATGCCAGAGCTGCCATGGCGCCAATGGTGAAGGCGTTCAACAGGCCGATGGCGTCGCATATACTTATCCGCCGCTATGGGGCGAACATAGCTATAATGATGGCGCAGGCCTTTACCGGCTATCGAACTTTGCAGGTTACGTAAAATACAATATGCCCTTCGGCGTTGATTATACCGCACCTCAGCTGAGCGACGAAGAAGCCTGGGATGTTGCTGCGTTTATCAATTCACAGCCACGCCCGCATAAAGATCAGTCGGCCGACTGGAAAACCCTGAAAAAGAAACCCGTTGATTTTCCTTTCGGGCCTTATGCAGATGCGTTTTCAGAGCAACAACATAAATACGGGCCATTCAAACCCATGCAACAATAA
- a CDS encoding DsrE family protein, which produces MKKTLLLLSLICLLGTQYAMSQRKPRYKAVYQLNSDDDKTIRSTLRNIKNALEDPRLHDKVTIELVAHGGGVTVYRKDHPYESLLQELQTKGVILLECENTLRERNISKEELFPFINYTPSGNGELIIKQSEGWVYVHP; this is translated from the coding sequence ATGAAAAAAACACTGCTGCTACTAAGCCTCATCTGCCTTCTGGGCACACAGTATGCAATGAGCCAGCGCAAACCCAGGTATAAAGCTGTTTATCAGCTGAACAGCGATGACGACAAAACGATCCGTAGTACCCTTCGCAATATCAAGAATGCATTGGAAGATCCCCGTTTGCACGATAAAGTGACCATTGAACTCGTAGCGCATGGTGGAGGTGTAACCGTTTACAGGAAAGATCATCCATATGAATCACTACTGCAGGAACTGCAGACGAAAGGAGTTATCCTCCTGGAATGCGAAAACACGCTGCGGGAACGGAATATCTCCAAAGAAGAGCTGTTCCCGTTCATCAATTACACTCCCAGCGGTAATGGAGAACTGATCATCAAACAATCCGAAGGCTGGGTGTATGTTCATCCTTAA
- a CDS encoding substrate-binding domain-containing protein: protein MKYFTKMLAALLLLAGVLHAQEHRFDPPWNTPPAAGVSFTVYGIDNAPDLYGDITDPQLVIFFAGNQFMVIDSLIGDFKKAYPQYQRVFAETLPPGILAKQILSGSLVMGNLRISHRPDIYTAGKNRIDQLRDSFSVVKNYAGNTLAIMVPRNNPKKVHSLADLARKDVRISMPNPAWEGIGKRIEEAYIKAGGNKLQQKIMKEKVTAGTTYLTQIHHRETPMRILYGQSDAGPVWYTEAYYQQLAGHPVSLVPVPEKDNIKASYWAGILKSAPHPQAALDFMTFLTGPQGQGIYRHFGFTPPEM from the coding sequence ATGAAATACTTTACAAAAATGCTGGCGGCGCTGTTGCTGTTGGCCGGAGTGTTACACGCCCAGGAACACCGCTTTGATCCTCCCTGGAACACACCTCCCGCAGCAGGCGTATCCTTTACTGTGTATGGCATAGACAATGCCCCCGACCTGTACGGCGATATCACAGATCCTCAGCTTGTAATATTCTTTGCCGGCAATCAATTCATGGTGATCGATTCTCTTATCGGCGATTTTAAGAAGGCATATCCGCAATACCAGCGTGTATTTGCAGAAACGCTGCCACCAGGCATTCTGGCGAAACAGATACTAAGCGGCTCGCTGGTAATGGGCAACCTGCGGATCAGCCACCGGCCGGATATTTATACAGCAGGCAAGAACCGGATCGATCAGCTGCGCGACAGCTTCTCCGTGGTGAAGAACTATGCCGGCAACACCCTGGCGATAATGGTACCCCGGAACAATCCTAAGAAAGTTCATTCCCTGGCCGATCTGGCGCGTAAAGACGTAAGAATAAGCATGCCCAATCCCGCCTGGGAAGGGATAGGCAAACGCATTGAAGAAGCCTATATAAAGGCCGGCGGTAATAAACTGCAGCAAAAAATCATGAAGGAAAAAGTGACCGCTGGCACTACCTACCTGACCCAGATACACCACCGCGAAACACCCATGCGTATCCTGTACGGGCAGTCTGATGCAGGGCCTGTGTGGTACACAGAGGCGTACTATCAGCAACTGGCCGGGCATCCTGTTAGCCTGGTGCCGGTGCCGGAAAAGGATAATATCAAAGCATCCTATTGGGCGGGGATCCTGAAAAGTGCACCGCATCCTCAGGCAGCGCTCGACTTTATGACCTTCCTGACAGGGCCACAGGGCCAGGGCATTTACAGGCACTTTGGCTTTACGCCACCAGAGATGTAA
- a CDS encoding LysR substrate-binding domain-containing protein, giving the protein MFDFRLKVFHTVARRLSFTKAAEELYISQPAVTKHIHELEQQLGMALFERIGNKIKLTRAGLLVMHHAEIIFTDYRNLEYDINQLKHMQGGLLPIGASTTIAQYLIPPLLAKFNQRYPDVKTSLTNGNTEQIEQALFEKSIQLGIIEGSSKNPLLKYIEFAKDEIVLVGNMKHQYGNGEPLTPAELKTIPLLMREHGSGTLEVITEELKRLKLKITDLNVAMYMGSTESIKSYLHHSPCAAFISLQAIQRELELGEFRILPVKNFKLVRKLHFTYLQGLQDKLCQLFIRFARQNMTE; this is encoded by the coding sequence ATGTTCGATTTCAGACTCAAGGTATTTCATACCGTGGCCAGGCGCCTAAGCTTTACCAAAGCCGCAGAGGAATTATACATCTCCCAGCCGGCTGTGACCAAACACATACATGAACTGGAGCAACAGCTGGGAATGGCGCTGTTCGAACGGATCGGCAATAAGATCAAATTAACGAGAGCCGGATTACTGGTCATGCACCACGCGGAAATCATCTTCACAGATTACCGCAACCTGGAGTATGACATCAATCAGCTAAAACATATGCAGGGTGGGCTGTTGCCAATAGGCGCCAGCACCACCATTGCACAATACCTGATTCCTCCGCTGCTGGCCAAATTCAACCAGCGCTATCCGGATGTTAAAACATCACTGACAAACGGGAATACGGAACAGATAGAACAAGCCCTCTTTGAAAAAAGTATACAGCTGGGTATCATCGAAGGCAGTTCCAAAAATCCGCTGCTGAAGTACATCGAATTTGCCAAAGATGAAATCGTGCTGGTGGGGAATATGAAACATCAATACGGGAATGGGGAGCCGTTAACACCAGCGGAGCTCAAAACCATTCCATTACTGATGCGTGAACATGGTTCCGGTACCCTGGAAGTGATCACTGAGGAGCTCAAACGCCTCAAACTAAAAATCACCGACCTGAACGTAGCCATGTATATGGGTAGTACGGAAAGCATCAAATCTTACCTTCATCACTCCCCCTGCGCAGCGTTTATATCCCTGCAGGCAATACAGCGGGAACTGGAGCTGGGTGAATTCAGAATATTACCTGTGAAGAATTTCAAACTCGTCAGGAAACTTCATTTTACATACCTGCAGGGGTTGCAGGATAAACTCTGTCAGCTTTTTATCCGGTTTGCCCGGCAGAATATGACCGAGTAG
- a CDS encoding GNAT family N-acetyltransferase translates to MLPLHTDRLLIHPCRLPLLTEIYLGHPHVGEVLQARIPDNWPQQELKEQLPHFIELLQHDPGSYPWMLWIIIAKEERTVIGDICFKGQPDKQGIVEIGYALLPAYRRNGYMREAAAALVEWAFRQPFVRKLIAECDVTNIPSMKVLQYLGMKESGSSAEMLYWQLLNK, encoded by the coding sequence ATGTTACCCCTTCATACAGATCGTTTACTGATACACCCATGCCGTTTACCTTTGCTGACGGAAATATATCTTGGGCATCCACATGTCGGAGAGGTATTGCAGGCCCGCATTCCGGACAACTGGCCACAACAGGAACTAAAGGAACAACTTCCTCATTTTATAGAATTATTGCAGCACGATCCCGGATCATATCCGTGGATGCTTTGGATTATTATTGCTAAAGAGGAGCGTACCGTGATCGGAGATATTTGTTTCAAGGGGCAGCCCGATAAACAGGGAATAGTGGAAATTGGATATGCCCTTTTACCGGCATACCGGCGTAATGGTTATATGCGTGAAGCTGCAGCAGCGCTGGTGGAATGGGCTTTCCGGCAGCCGTTCGTCAGAAAGCTGATAGCCGAATGCGATGTTACCAATATCCCTTCAATGAAGGTATTGCAATACCTCGGGATGAAGGAGTCGGGTAGTTCTGCAGAAATGTTGTACTGGCAGTTGTTGAATAAATAA
- a CDS encoding sigma-70 family RNA polymerase sigma factor, protein MLIEWLATGDQAAKELLYDRYAGALYNVVLQLIPQSDRANDIIVRVFIWAFHHIGTFRSSGYHTLFAWLMRKTRELAIQEALPAPISTGSELMKPKEGMMEQFYLKLPTEQQQVFRLIFFNGLTIATIARILAQPEGQVNETLGDAMRSFRQFLKENWS, encoded by the coding sequence ATGCTTATTGAGTGGTTAGCAACAGGGGATCAGGCAGCAAAGGAGTTGTTGTACGACCGCTACGCAGGAGCCCTTTATAATGTAGTGCTCCAGCTGATTCCGCAAAGCGACCGGGCAAATGATATAATAGTAAGAGTCTTTATCTGGGCTTTTCATCATATCGGGACATTTCGTTCATCAGGCTATCATACGTTATTCGCCTGGCTGATGCGTAAAACAAGAGAATTGGCTATCCAGGAAGCCCTGCCGGCCCCCATCTCAACCGGCTCGGAATTGATGAAACCAAAAGAAGGAATGATGGAGCAGTTTTACCTGAAACTGCCCACAGAACAGCAGCAAGTGTTCCGCTTGATTTTTTTTAACGGCTTAACAATAGCAACGATAGCCCGGATCCTGGCGCAGCCGGAAGGGCAAGTAAATGAAACCCTGGGGGATGCTATGAGATCTTTCAGACAATTCCTAAAAGAAAATTGGAGTTAA
- a CDS encoding GNAT family N-acetyltransferase, whose product MDTLNYREASKGDTEAIRDLSLRSYDQFAAVLEPEHWEKMNQAMSNMEALATLMSSAITFVCETRETLAGVIFLVPSGNPTDVYPADWAYIRRLAVAPAQRGRGIGRQLTEMCINRARSGGEKILGLHTSTMMPDARHIYSKLGFGLVQELGPMLGQQYWLYRMDL is encoded by the coding sequence ATGGATACACTGAATTACAGGGAAGCATCAAAAGGAGATACGGAGGCGATACGGGATCTGTCGCTCCGCAGTTATGATCAGTTTGCAGCGGTATTGGAGCCGGAGCATTGGGAAAAAATGAACCAGGCAATGAGCAATATGGAAGCCCTGGCTACGTTAATGTCATCAGCCATCACCTTTGTTTGTGAGACCCGGGAAACGCTGGCGGGGGTAATTTTCCTGGTACCTTCCGGTAACCCTACAGATGTTTATCCGGCCGATTGGGCTTACATACGCCGGCTGGCAGTAGCCCCTGCTCAGAGAGGAAGGGGGATAGGCCGGCAGTTGACGGAGATGTGCATTAACAGGGCCCGTTCCGGTGGCGAGAAGATATTGGGGTTACATACCAGCACAATGATGCCGGATGCCAGGCATATCTATTCAAAGCTGGGATTCGGTCTTGTACAGGAGTTAGGCCCTATGCTGGGCCAGCAGTACTGGCTTTACCGGATGGACCTCTGA
- a CDS encoding Ig-like domain-containing protein: MNQYFRGWVFWLMVISVSILFTRCANIVPPSGGPRDSLPPVLLQVTPGDSTLHFKSKKVSFIFDEYVELDNVNDKMIVSPTLKRIPIVTAKLHTVTMEIKDTLQPNTTYTFNFADAIRDINERNVIQDFQYVVSTGDYLDSLQVAGHLIDAENGKVDSNVAVMLYRDLSDSVVSKEKPVYYAKTKSDGSFRFKNIAPGVYKIFALKEEDRDLQYNQPSEMIAFLEAPISLKESNLSGVNMLLFMEADSTIKPPPEPVDSTDLQQQQEEEKDKKKKKLPKLAATAALDGGMQELPAPLKITFSLPLRNLDSLRTILGEDSAYTPVDFTSTMDSTHTQLTISHTWKEGTPYRFIIPKDAATDTSGQQLLKPDTINFRTKKVADYAIFTVTELNISDSAKAAINDSAMHYVVQLVQDKTVKYSGTVVNGKWSQRFITPGEYEIRLLLDTNGNGKWDRGVYYKTPKRQPERVISLEKVNLKAYWTVPKKLSI, encoded by the coding sequence ATGAATCAATATTTCAGGGGCTGGGTTTTCTGGCTGATGGTTATAAGCGTTTCCATTTTATTTACGAGGTGTGCCAATATTGTTCCACCCAGCGGTGGCCCGAGGGATAGCCTGCCTCCCGTATTATTGCAGGTGACACCGGGCGACTCCACCCTGCATTTCAAAAGCAAAAAAGTATCATTCATATTCGATGAGTATGTGGAACTCGATAATGTGAACGATAAGATGATAGTTTCGCCAACCCTGAAACGTATACCCATAGTCACTGCCAAGCTCCATACCGTTACCATGGAGATCAAGGATACACTGCAACCCAATACCACCTACACCTTTAACTTTGCTGATGCTATCCGGGATATCAATGAACGCAATGTTATCCAGGATTTCCAGTATGTTGTGTCTACCGGCGACTATCTCGACAGCCTCCAGGTTGCGGGACACCTGATAGATGCAGAGAACGGGAAAGTAGACAGTAACGTGGCCGTGATGTTGTACCGTGACCTCAGCGATTCGGTAGTATCAAAAGAAAAGCCGGTGTATTATGCCAAAACCAAAAGTGATGGCTCGTTCCGCTTTAAGAATATTGCACCGGGAGTGTATAAGATTTTTGCGTTGAAGGAAGAAGACCGCGACCTTCAGTATAACCAGCCATCAGAAATGATTGCATTCCTGGAAGCGCCCATTTCCTTAAAGGAATCCAACCTCTCCGGTGTAAACATGTTGCTGTTCATGGAAGCCGACAGCACCATCAAGCCTCCTCCGGAACCGGTAGATTCCACCGATCTCCAGCAACAACAGGAAGAAGAGAAGGATAAGAAAAAGAAAAAATTGCCAAAGCTGGCCGCTACGGCCGCTCTCGACGGAGGAATGCAGGAACTGCCGGCTCCCCTGAAAATCACCTTCTCTCTGCCGCTGAGAAACCTGGACAGTTTAAGGACGATACTGGGAGAAGACAGTGCCTATACGCCGGTAGACTTCACCAGTACTATGGACTCCACACATACACAACTAACGATCAGTCATACGTGGAAGGAAGGTACTCCTTATCGCTTTATTATTCCGAAAGATGCGGCCACCGATACCTCGGGGCAGCAGCTGCTGAAGCCTGACACCATTAATTTCCGGACAAAGAAGGTGGCAGACTATGCCATTTTTACGGTCACGGAACTGAATATCAGCGACAGTGCCAAGGCTGCCATCAACGACAGTGCCATGCACTATGTAGTACAGCTGGTACAGGATAAAACCGTTAAATATTCAGGCACCGTTGTAAACGGTAAATGGAGCCAGCGGTTTATTACCCCCGGAGAGTATGAAATACGGCTGTTGCTGGATACCAACGGCAATGGCAAATGGGATCGCGGGGTGTACTATAAAACGCCTAAACGACAACCGGAACGGGTTATTTCGCTGGAGAAAGTAAATCTGAAAGCCTACTGGACGGTGCCCAAGAAGCTCAGCATATAA
- the recR gene encoding recombination mediator RecR, protein MIFSSALIENAVNEFARLPGIGKKTALRLVLHLLKQETAQVEQFGEAIARMRQQIQFCKVCHNVSDAEVCSICSSHSRQKQVVCVVESIRDVMAIENTQQFNGLYHVLGGIISPIDGIGPDQLNIHSLVERVRQHGVEEVIMAVSPTIEGDTTIYYLSKKLQDLPVKITTIARGIAFGGELEYADEMTLARSISNRLPLESYVNK, encoded by the coding sequence ATGATTTTTTCTTCCGCACTGATAGAAAACGCAGTAAATGAATTTGCCAGGCTCCCCGGTATCGGGAAAAAAACGGCGCTGCGTCTTGTGTTGCATCTCCTGAAGCAGGAAACTGCCCAGGTAGAACAATTTGGAGAAGCGATAGCACGCATGAGGCAGCAGATACAATTCTGCAAAGTATGCCACAATGTGTCGGATGCAGAGGTATGCAGCATTTGCAGTAGTCATTCCCGGCAAAAGCAGGTAGTATGCGTAGTGGAGAGTATCCGCGATGTTATGGCCATCGAAAACACGCAGCAATTCAATGGGTTATACCATGTGCTGGGCGGTATTATTTCTCCCATAGATGGCATCGGCCCAGACCAGCTGAACATCCATTCCCTCGTGGAAAGGGTCCGCCAACACGGCGTTGAGGAAGTGATCATGGCGGTCAGCCCCACTATCGAGGGAGATACCACCATCTATTATCTCTCTAAAAAACTACAGGATCTCCCCGTAAAAATCACCACTATAGCCAGGGGTATTGCGTTCGGTGGCGAGCTGGAATATGCCGACGAAATGACACTGGCCCGCTCCATCAGCAACCGGCTGCCATTGGAGAGTTACGTGAACAAATAG